From one Triticum aestivum cultivar Chinese Spring chromosome 4B, IWGSC CS RefSeq v2.1, whole genome shotgun sequence genomic stretch:
- the LOC123091685 gene encoding probable ATP-dependent RNA helicase ddx5 — translation MPKGDDALARKRGKVRRKRMRSSENAVSTRVAAIIASKRRRKTGKRRGCEGMCFSLPCPEDPFNERHGKKRKTEDAADTNDDHEKKSKDSKKRPLERATGCNAIPVRKKETVEDRVEYDRPSKFLVVCLNAIRDGAGASEEDGGGIHDTASWGMELWKSCAASPPSDVLDTSYQYATREQTAWLVSTACDIVARKEKLGVVVSCPFLLYLVPSQEKAVQVRSICKPLKSLGIHSVSLHPGASIEHQISGLKSCEPEFLISTPERLLELVSLKAIDISNVSMLVIDGLKYFMDLNIIKELRSIRGTISGDAQVTIFSGQCDQSAATVARNLLHGRITKLTTNDSVTSRSAFVAQHVHFCTKEEKTSKVKEILENVLENHASKTAKVLLVAVNDHEAQKLSSSLKLEILTVNDGSQGSTFTVCSSMGLINVLVKGCESLATSGVEEFEIVLVADLPPSFDDYVEILTRTARHTVAGEVHVIVSKTDAAHAKPLADVLANSGQAVPKLLRQLIDKNHS, via the exons ATGCCAAAGGGCGACGACGCGCTCGCGCGGAAGCGCGGGAAGGTGCGCCGGAAGCGGATGCGCAGCAGCGAGAACGCCGTCTCCACGCGCGTCGCCGCCATCATCGCCTCCAAGCGCCGCCGCAAGACCGGTAAGCGCCGCGGCTGCGAGGGCATGTGCTTCTCCCTCCCTTGCCCCGAGGACCCCTTCAACGAGCGCCACGGCAAGAAGCGCAAGACCGAAGACGCCGCCGACACCAACGACGACCAcgagaagaagagcaaggattcCAAGAAGCGGCCGCTGGAGCGGGCCACCGGTTGTAATGCCATACCCGTGCGGAAGAAGGAGACGGTGGAGGACCGGGTGGAGTATGACCGGCCGTCTAAGTTCCTGGTGGTCTGCCTCAACGCGATCCGGGATGGGGCCGGGGCATCTGAGGAGGACGGCGGGGGCATCCACGACACCGCCTCCTGGGGCATGGAGCTCTGGAAGTCCTGCGCGGCGTCCCCGCCTTCGGACGTGCTCGACACCAGCTACCAGTACGCCACCCGGGAGCAGACGGCGTGGCTCGTCTCCACGGCCTGCGACATCGTCGCCAGGAAGGAGAAGCTCGGAGTGGTCGTCTCATGCCCCTTCCTCCTCTATCTCGTCCCTTCCCAGGAAAAGGCCGTGCAA GTGCGTTCAATATGTAAACCGCTGAAGTCTCTTGGAATACATTCAGTGAGCTTGCATCCTGGCGCTTCCATAGAGCACCAGATTTCTGG ATTAAAGAGCTGTGAGCCCGAGTTTCTTATATCTACCCCGGAGAGGCTCCTTGAACTGGTCTCACTAAAGGCAATTGACATATCGAATGTATCAATGCTG GTCATTGATGGACTAAAGTATTTCATGGACCTTAATATCATCAAAGAACTTCGTTCTATTCGAGGTACCATATCAGGTGATGCACAGGTAACTATATTTAGTGGTCAATGTGACCAGAGTGCGGCAACAGTGGCAAGAAATCTACTACACGGGAGAATTACAAAGCTTACCACGAATGATTCTGTTACTTCTCGAAGTGCATTTGTAGCACAGCATGTACACTTCTGTACTAAAGAGGAGAAGACATCAAAG GTCAAGGAAATTCTTGAGAATGTTTTAGAAAACCATGCTAGTAAGACAGCAAAGGTTTTGCTAGTAGCCGTAAATGATCATGAAGCACAGAAACTCTCTTCATCCCTtaaactggaaattctcactgtGAATGATGGCTCACAAGGCAGCACCTTTACCGTATGCAGCAG CATGGGGCTTATCAATGTCCTTGTGAAAGGCTGTGAGAGCTTGGCAACATCAGGTGTTGAGGAATTTGAGATTGTGTTGGTCGCGGACTTGCCTCCTTCATTTGACGATTATGTTGAGATCCTCACCAGGACAGCTCGTCACACGGTTGCAGGGGAGGTGCATGTTATCGTCTCTAAGACTGATGCTGCTCATGCAAAGCCCTTGGCTGATGTTCTTGCAAACAGTGGACAGGCGGTGCCTAAGTTGCTAAGACAATTAATTGACAAGAATCACTCCTGA
- the LOC123090048 gene encoding cellulose synthase-like protein D4, translating into MSCKMRGCDMPALAATRPVICEECYMDCIAASGNCPGCKEAYSAGSDTDDSVDEDDDDAISSSEERDQMPMTSMSKRFSMVHSIKMPMPSSNGKPTDFDHARWLFETKGTYSYGNALWPENEHGGGGNSAGATSGFIGIEEPPNFGARCCRPLTRKTSVSQAILSPYRYQFLAMHAPPTSEPVLGGEPAESGALIDTTGVDIRLPMLVYVSREKRPGYDHNKKAGAMNALVRTSAIMSNGPFILNLDCDHYVHNSAALREGMCYMLDRRGDRVCYVQFPQRFEGIDPNDRYANHNLVFFDVAMRAMDRLQGPMYVRGCIFRRTALYGFSPPRATKHHGWLGTKIKLFLRKPTMGKKTDRELVMAILQK; encoded by the exons ATGTCCTGCAAGATGCGCGGCTGCGACATGCCGGCGTTGGCGGCCACCCGCCCTGTGATCTGCGAGGAGTGCTACATGGACTGCATCGCCGCCTCCGGCAACTGCCCAGGCTGCAAGGAGGCCTACTCCGCCGGCAGCGACACCGACGACTCCgtcgacgaggacgacgacgacgccaTCTCCTCGTCGGAGGAGAGGGACCAGATGCCCATGACATCCATGTCCAAGCGCTTCTCCATGGTGCACTCCATCAAGATGCCCATGCCCAGTAGCAACGGCAAGCCGACCGACTTCGACCACGCCCGGTGGCTCTTCGAGACCAAGGGCACCTACAGCTACGGCAACGCTCTATGGCCCGAGAacgagcacggcggcggcggcaacagcgCTGGGGCCACCTCCGGATTCATCGGCATCGAGGAGCCGCCCAACTTCGGTGCCCGCTGCTGCCGGCCCCTGACGAGGAAGACCAGCGTCTCTCAGGCCATACTCAGCCCATACAGGTACCAATTCCTC GCAATGCATGCGCCACCGACCTCGGAGCCAGTGCTTGGCGGTGAGCCGGCGGAGTCCGGTGCGCTGATCGACACGACGGGCGTGGACATCCGGCTGCCGATGTTGGTGTATGTTTCGCGCGAGAAGAGGCCGGGGTATGACCACAACAAGAAGGCCGGCGCCATGAACGCGCTGGTCAGGACGAGTGCCATCATGTCGAACGGGCCCTTCATCCTCAACCTGGACTGCGACCACTACGTGCACAACTCGGCGGCACTCCGCGAAGGGATGTGCTACATGCTCGACCGCCGCGGCGACCGTGTCTGCTACGTGCAGTTCCCGCAGCGGTTCGAGGGCATCGACCCCAACGACCGGTACGCCAACCACAACCTCGTCTTCTTCGATGTCGCCATGCGCGCCATGGACAGGCTGCAGGGCCCCATGTACGTCAGAGGCTGCATCTTCCGCCGCACCGCTCTGTATGGGTTCAGCCCGCCGCGCGCCACCAAGCACCACGGCTGGCTCGGCACGAAGATCAAGCTGTTCCTGCGGAAGCCCACCATGGGGAAGAAGACGGACAGGGAGCTGGTCATGGCGATTTTGCAAAAATAA
- the LOC123091690 gene encoding uncharacterized protein, with protein MVSASSLLLLPSSVRDLASCVVADVAACTTPSSTLTSPASPSTLSVTVFYRATALLPGHSSPLHLRLTWTRSPLGPTLSFSPSASNPAVVLRRRRGTQSVSVDDAAQPQLVAFWDLTAARYDASPEPHSGYYFVAVAGADVVLAVGDLAAEFVEERFEGRIPNPKAAALTVPFARRERVVAPDPAAMHTARRVRFAEGGPDHEVSVGCSGGAEEEELWVSVDGKRAVQARRPRLNFRGNQTVFVDGAPVDVMWDLHGWWFREPPYGSAVVMLRARSALESRLWLEEEEVATAAPGFSLVLQAFKSRADGLSSAPAH; from the coding sequence ATGGTCAGCGCCTCCAgtctgctgctgctgccgtcctCCGTGCGGGACCTCGCCTCCTGCGTCGTCGCCGACGTCGCCGCCTGCACCACCCCCTCCTCCACCCTCACCTCCCCCGCCTCCCCCTCCACGCTCTCCGTCACCGTGTTCTACCGCGCCACCGCACTCCTGCCCGGCCACAGCTCTCCTCTGCATCTGCGGCTCACCTGGACCCGCTCCCCGCTCGGCCCCACGCTCTCCTTCTCCCCCTCCGCCTCCAACCCCGCCGTGGTCCTCCGCAGGCGCAGGGGCACGCAGTCCGTCTCCGTTGACGACGCCGCACAGCCACAGCTCGTCGCGTTCTGGGACCTCACCGCCGCGCGCTACGACGCCTCCCCGGAGCCGCACTCCGGCTACTacttcgtcgccgtcgccggcgccgaCGTCGTGCTGGCTGTGGGCGACCTGGCGGCCGAGTTTGTCGAGGAGAGGTTCGAGGGCCGGATCCCGAACCCGAAGGCGGCGGCTTTGACCGTCCCGTTCGCGCGCAGGGAGCGCGTCGTTGCGCCGGACCCGGCGGCGATGCACACCGCGCGGCGCGTCCGGTTCGCCGAGGGCGGCCCGGATCACGAGGTAAGCGTAGGATGCTCCGGCGGCGCGGAAGAAGAAGAGCTGTGGGTGAGCGTCGACGGGAAGCGCGCGGTGCAGGCGCGGCGGCCGCGGCTGAACTTCAGGGGGAACCAGACCGTGTTCGTGGACGGCGCGCCGGTGGACGTTATGTGGGACCTGCACGGCTGGTGGTTCCGGGAGCCTCCGTACGGCAGCGCCGTGGTCATGCTCCGGGCGCGCAGCGCGCTGGAGAGCCGGCTGtggctagaggaggaggaggtcgctacCGCCGCGCCGGGGTTCTCCCTCGTCCTCCAGGCCTTCAAGTCCCGCGCTGATGGGCTATCATCTGCCCCTGCCCATTGA
- the LOC123091687 gene encoding seipin-1, which produces MLTWSSYPMDPGPHHPSTYNHHHHYPFLPAAGPPTAGGDTLLFLLAIPAGWLVRLVAFLGERVISAVLTLVVLPGATLVGELRTVPAAAASLARRAAVGVLAAAFTFAALAVALVASLLLGFVLIRHWVEDPVTVRQPLYFDYTEPQPSAAVALVPPAGHSVRVSMSLLLPDSDHNRQIGVFQIKTEAITPSGSTVASATQPYMLRYKSAPVRLAQSALTIVPLALGMRSESQSATLKLLQYWEGHGRHKRTRLIRVSLQPRAMTVHLPQVYRAEITVQTALPWFKAVARSLKWTMCVWLSFWVYVILSLLAVRWVWPLAVSAWDSHRGLSDRQVNGKTIAANQGGGDIGQSSHEGSSRGGAVRWRDRRGRRKAQQTPHGGMVELKLDEGSSYSSAVAETDEVVDDES; this is translated from the exons ATGTTAACCTGGAGCTCATACCCGATGGATCCAGGACCCCACCACCCGTCCACgtacaaccaccaccaccactaccccTTCTTGCCGGCCGCCGGACCGCCCACCGCTGGCGGCGACACCCTTCTCTTCCTCCTCGCCATCCCGGCAGGCTGGCTCGTCCGGCTGGTTGCCTTCCTCGGCGAGCGCGTCATCTCCGCGGTCCTCACCCTCGTGGTCCTCCCCGGCGCGACGCTCGTGGGCGAGCTGCGCACCGTCCCTGCGGCTGCGGCCTCCCtcgcccgccgcgccgccgtgggCGTGCTCGCCGCGGCCTTCACCTTCGCGGCCCTGGCGGTCGCGTTAGTCGCGTCCCTGCTGCTCGGCTTCGTCCTTATCCGGCACTGGGTCGAGGACCCGGTCACCGTGCGCCAGCCGCTCTACTTCGACTAcaccgagccgcagccgagcgccgcCGTGGCCCTCGTCCCCCCGGCGGGACACTCCGTGAGGGTGTCCATGTCGTTGCTGCTGCCAGACTCCGACCACAACCGTCAGATTGGCGTGTTCCAG ATTAAAACAGAGGCCATCACCCCAAGTGGAAGCACCGTCGCATCAGCCACCCAGCCGTACATGCTGCGGTACAAGAGCGCTCCGGTGCGGCTAGCGCAGTCCGCGCTAACAATCGTGCCGCTCGCCTTGGGCATGCGCAGCGAGAGCCAGTCGGCGACGCTGAAGCTGCTGCAGTACTGGGAAGGCCACGGCCGTCACAAGAGGACACGGCTCATCAGAGTCTCTCTGCAGCCAAGAGCCATGACAGTGCACCTGCCCCAGGTGTACAGAGCAGAGATCACCGTGCAGACGGCGCTTCCATGGTTCAAGGCCGTGGCGCGCAGCTTGAAATGGACAATGTGCGTGTGGCTCTCTTTCTGGGTCTATGTCATCCTCTCCCTGCTCGCGGTTCGTTGGGTCTGGCCACTTGCGGTATCTGCATGGGACAGTCACAGGGGGTTATCTGATCGTCAAGTCAATGGGAAGACTATTGCTGCTAATCAGGGTGGAGGAGATATAGGCCAGAGCTCACATGAGGGATCATCAAGAGGTGGCGCTGTGAGGTGGAGGGACAGGAGAGGCAGGAGGAAAGCACAACAAACGCCGCATGGCGGCATGGTTGAGCTCAAGCTCGATGAGGGGTCGTCTTATAGCTCTGCAGTGGCTGAGACTGATGAAGTCGTCGACGACGAATCATAG
- the LOC123091686 gene encoding 2-carboxy-D-arabinitol-1-phosphatase-like, with protein sequence MLLFAPTPPPSPATAHRRPGGSAASCIRCSSVRELDRSPSRPPLPPLAEAKRVVLVRHGQSTWNADGRIQGSSDFSVLTPKGESQAETSRLMLLADSFDACFTSPLARSRRTAEIIWDSRDKDLIPDYDLREIDLYSFQGLLKHEGKEKYGALFQQWQKNPSDCSIDGHYPVRELWDRAQGCWERILTHEGKSVLVVAHNAVNQALVATSLGLGTEYFRTLLQSNCGASVLDFTPQPGGRPPSVCLNRLNQTPNSPISAESSAGRKSSKRIILVCQGATQSSSEGSLGGVGYAPLNMLGVIQAQKTAELLLDLKVNSIICSPQVAAVDTATAICEVQEAADCLGADCVPRYVEMKNLFGLEIDDAFLTKQKSLEQIVQSGWMGGMEHQKLKTLWAQSEDAWQALVNELPDDDGADSDRVVVAIGHPAIHLALLCRCLDLTMDYMPSFHLDDGSISVIDFPDGPKGGGIVRCTNYTAHLGRWSVPITKSTENNDEF encoded by the exons ATGCTCCTCTTcgctcccaccccgccgccgtcgccggccaccgctcACCGGCGACCGGGTGGCAGCGCTGCCTCGTGCATCCGCTGCTCGAGCGTGCGCGAGCTTGATAGGTCCCCGAGCCGCCCGCCGCTACcgccgctggcggaggcgaagcGGGTGGTGCTGGTGCGGCACGGGCAGAGCACCTGGAACGCGGATGGACGCATCCAGGGGAGCTCCGACTTCTCCGTGCTCACGCCCAAGGGGGAGTCCCAAGCGGAGACCTCCCGCCTCATGCTCCTCGCCGACTCCTTCGACGCCTGCTTCACCAGCCCGCTCGCCCGGTCCCGCCGCACCGCGGAGATCATCTGGGACAGCCGCGATAAGGACCTCATCCCGGACTACGACCTCCGCGAGATCGACCTCTATTCCTTCCAG GGGCTCTTGAAGCATGAAGGGAAGGAGAAGTACGGGGCTCTGTTCCAGCAGTGGCAGAAGAATCCATCAGACTGCAGCATCGATGGGCACTACCCAGTGCGGGAGCTCTGGGACCGAGCGCAGGGCTGCTGGGAGAGGATCCTGACACACGAGGGCAAGTCAGTTCTTGTGGTTGCCCACAATGCAGTTAACCAAGCGCTCGTTGCCACATCCTTGG GACTTGGCACCGAGTACTTTCGGACTCTGCTCCAAAGCAACTGTGGCGCTAGTGTGCTGGATTTCACCCCACAGCCCGGCGGACGCCCTCCAAGTGTGTGCCTTAACCGCTTAAATCAG ACCCCGAACTCTCCTATTTCTGCCGAAAGTTCTGCAGGTAGAAAGTCGAGCAAGCGGATCATTCTAGTTTGTCAAGGGGCTACACAGAGCAGTTCTGAG GGTAGTTTAGGCGGAGTGGGTTATGCACCGCTGAACATGCTGGGTGTTATACAG GCTCAGAAGACCGCGGAACTACTTCTAGATCTGAAGGTGAACAGTATTATCTGTAGCCCACAAGTCGCAGCTGTTGATACTGCAACTGCCATATGTGAG GTCCAAGAGGCTGCTGATTGCTTAGGTGCTGACTGTGTGCCTCGTTACGTTGAAATGAAGAATTTGTTCGGACTCGAAATTGATGATGCCTTTCTAACAAAGCAAAAG AGCCTTGAACAGATAGTTCAGTCTGGTTGGATGGGCGGCATGGAACACCAAAAGCTTAAGACATTGTGGGCTCAGTCCGAGGATGCATGGCAAGCTTTGGTAAACGAATTGCCAGATGATGATGGCGCTGATTCAGACCGAGTCGTTGTCGCTATCGGCCATCCTGCCATCCACCTGGCACTGCTCTGCAGGTGTCTGGACCTAACAATGGATTACATGCCGTCTTTCCATCTGGACGACGGCAGCATCAGCGTGATCGATTTCCCGGATGGGCCGAAAGGAGGAGGCATCGTCAGATGCACCAATTACACGGCCCATTTGGGCAGATGGTCGGTACCCATCACAAAATCAACAGAAAACAATGATGAATTCTGA